The sequence gcctctgtcagacGTAACTGGAGTCattccgttgacaaaagcatccagcttcaaggcattgcggtgttgttgcacattgactgccctgacatcacattcgtttgccagcgagtcgagggccagtgcataggcagcatcactttccccgggtttctggcgtctagtcagcaactggtgtcgagcaagcaccacattccgtggcactgcatagtaagcagtgagatgttcccgggctatagccagagtggtagctccttgcattatggcgaaagggacctcacgcagcagagagttcaggtggccccactttATTGCCTCATCGActacgttgtttcgagccatgtagtaatcgaaacaagcaatccagtggttgaaaatttctctggccctcggagcAGACGGgttgattatcagccgctctggcttgagggctgcatccatttctgctaataaaattgaagtgacaGTTGATGaggtagacaaagacgatgtggtcaaacaataatcatggcttttataagcagaaactcatggtacaataatgaaagacaataggtgcatatacagttatatccaaggggagtgtccttaacagtagagataatgcacagccaatgttggtacagcaaggctcgccagaggggagacaggcagcttggcaaacattcaccacacccctaatgttccccctaaacctttcccccttcagcttaaaactataacctctcatatttatctccccaaatcagtggaagaagcctatttgcatccactgcctatacctctcataatcttgtaaaccttgatcaaatctctcattttccttcactccaaagaataaagccctaatctgtttaatctttccctgtaacttaacgcCTGAAGACCcaccaacatcctagtaaatcttttctgcactctttcaatcttattgatatccttcctgtagttaagtgaccagacctgcacacaatactcaaatttggcctcaccaatgtcttatacaacttcagtataacatcccaactcctatactcaatactttgatttatatagGTTAAGATACCacaagttttctttacaaccctatccacatgcgacATAACCTCAGGGAACGATGTATCTAcactcctagatccctctgctcctctgcactccttagtgccctaccttgtcctaccttggtttgcccttccaaaatgcatcacctcacacttgtctgcattaaactccatctgccactttctggcccattctcccagctggtccagatccctctgcaagctttgataaccttccttgctgtcaacAGCGCctcctatcttagtatcatcagcaaacttgctgatccaattcactacctctatcatccagatcattgatatagacaagaGACAACAATGGCCCCAAcatggatccctgaggcacaccactgatcacaggCCTACAATATAAGAAGCAACCAATCCACTACCACAGTCTgcctctcccacacagccaatttcaaatccagtttaccagCTCTCCTTGAATACTtagtgtcataaccttctgaacaaatctcccatgtgggactttgtcaaaggctttactgaattccatgtagtcaacatccacaacctttccttcatccactTCCTGATAATGTCAGGCTCACTgtcctataattacctggtttattttttgagcctttttaaacaacgggacaacatgagctaccctccaatcctctggcatctcacccatggctaaggacattttgaatatatcaaccagggcccctgaaatttctatacttgtctccctcaaggtctgagggaaaatCATATCTGGCCCAGGTAATTTAtttactgtaaggcagcaagcacctctttccctttaatctccatctgttccatgactcttctgtttgtttcccttccttccttttccactatgccagtttcctgaataaatactgatgtaaaataactatttaagatctcccccatttcttgaagctccacacatagttgaccactttgATCCTCtatgggaccaattttgtcccttactatccttttattcttaatatacttatagaaCCATTATGTATATATAAATCTTGTAGAGGtttttaatggagtgaagaccaatgcccatgatggtgctgactGAGTTCAAAACTCTATAGCTTTtacttgtcctgtgtattggcacctccattccagacagtgatgcaaccagtcagaatgattGCCATGGTACACATAAAGAAATTTGAAAGAGtccttggtgacataccaaatctccagaaACTTCTAACAAAGTTTAACCACTGGTGAACCTCCTTCATGATTTCATccacatgaaggccccaggatagatcttcagagatgttgatacccaggaatttgaactgGTGACCTCTCAATGTGGGCTGGTTTGCATTCTTCTGGGTTTTCCctacctgaagtccacaatcacttcCTTAGTTTTACTTACAATGAATGCGAGTGTTTTTTTGTCActtcactcaactagctgatctaactCGCTCCTGTaattttcctcattgccatcaaaGATTATGCCGATGACCTTAGGGTCAttggcaagtttgtagatggcatttgaattgaatctcgcacacagtcatgggtgtagagagagtagagcagtgggctaagcacacaaccTTGAGATGTGTCTGTGTTgatagtgaggaggagatgttgttactgattctctctgactgtggtcttccaatgaggaagacaaggatccagttgcagagggaggtgcaggggCTCAGGTTTTGAAGCTTACAGACCAGTACTGAAGGTGtgatgatgttgaaagctgaggTGTAGTCTATGACGAGTAGCCTGATGTaagtgttgctgttgtctaggtgatccaaggTTGAGTGGTGAGCCAGTGAGATTACAacagctgtggagcaattgtggtgGAAGGATAACCAATCTTTACTTAGGTAGGAGTTAATTCTGGGCATGACCAACCTCTTAATGCATTTCATCACAGATCTGAGTGCTACTGTGTAGTATTCATTGCCTTTAGACTATAACAATGGAGCCAAGTCTTTTAATGATTGCTTTCCTACCAAGAGTTAAATTCATACATTGGAGAACTCCACTTAATGGGTACCTTCAGAGGTGTGGAGCTTCCACTAAACTTCTGCAATAAAGTTGACCTGGTGACTCAGAGTAAATGAAGCTATAAATATGAGATGTAATGTTCGAAGAATTCTGTTGAGTTTGGCAAATATAGTATTGAAAGCAATGACCCATTTGTGCATGCTTTCCTGCTTCACAACAAATGTAATCTTGTGACCTTTACAGATTTTTAAAGTAAATATCACTTCACAGTTTTCTACTTTGAGCATCTTTATGTAATGTGCTATAAAAGACAGAAAACCAAGTACTCGAATATTTAACATATACCAAAATAGGACCAAGGCAAAATGTGTAACTTCACTTCAATGTTAATTAAAATCATCTGtctaatttattattttaattaattagaAGTTGTTTCCAGCAGAGTACATATTTTGAAGTAGGTTGAAAACAGAATTTTATTGAGTGTGATTATTCATTCCAACAAGATTGACAGAGCTCTTCCTGCCTCGTCTAAATTTAGCAAAATGTGATTTTTTTGGTTATTCATTTTAACATATGCTGGCACCCAGATGATACAATCAAATTCAACCCAAATGCAAAGACATAGaagacattaaataaaatcaaaaatataaCAGCATGAAGGAATAATGATGAAAGCAGGATAAAATACATATTTTGATCTTGAATTTTTTATGCCAATGTTAAAGTATTATCATTATCACCTCAACAATAACCAGGTAGGATGGTTGGAAGATTAAGGGAAATGGAAAAGCTGGAACCTAAAGAATTGATGGTGGATAGAGAGAACACAGGGGAGTCACCGACTCATTGACAGTCTTGCATAAGGTTCTCCAGTGCTTTATAGCTCAAACACTCCAGGCCCTACCATTAAGAATCAAGAATGGGATGAACTCATGATGGACAGATAGGCACAATGTCTCCTGGGAGGAATATTTTGATCCCCACATCAACCATTACTCAGTCATTACTAGCCAGGCCAGCCTCTCTGCAGCCTCCGACTACCAAGAAGCCCAGATCCAAAAAATAACCCATAAAAATGCCTTGGGAGCAGATAGTACTTCCACATTTCATATTTCCCTGCAACAGAGAAGGAGGCTACTGGACTCATCAAGTCTAAATCATAAGTAATGGAAGAAGTGCACGACTTCACTAGGTGTTCACCAACTCATCCTCCCATCCACCTGGCCATCACCTTCCATGTCTGGGGaaaatagaatattacagcataatacaggctgctcagcccttgatgttgtgctgactataTATTGCTACCAAAAAAATCTATACCTTTCcatcctcataaccctctatttttatttcatccatgtgcctgtctaagagcctcttaaatacccaaggtaatgcattccaggatcccacaactctctgtgaaaaaaaattactcctgatgtctcccctaaatgttcctcctttcactttgtagaaATATCCCCTGGTGTGTGCTATTCATACTCTGGGAAAAGGCACTGGCTATCTACCttaactatgcctctcagaatcttgttgacctcacaagtcacttctcattcttcttcactccagaaaagaagatctcagctctactaaccttgcctcataagacttttttttccaatccaggcaacatcttggtaaatctctcctgcaccctctccatagtttccacatccttcctatattccaagtgtggttttaccagagatttgaagagttgcaacatgacctctcgactcccaactcaatcccctgacttatGAGGTCCAGCATACTATAGGCTTTCTTAagtattctatcaacctgtggagcaaacttgagagatgtatggatttggacctcaagcttcctctgttcttccacactgtttaaCATATGACCATtaacctgtactcagccttcagcgATGGCTTCGCAAAATGTATCATCTTGTACTTACCCAGATTGAGCACCATCTACCACTTTTCGccaaactctgcattctgtctatatccttttgtaacctttgataagcctcaacactatccacaactcctccaaaccaaccacaaatttactgactcatccttccacttcttcatttaGGTCATTATTAAAAATCACCAAGACCAGGGGTCCCATAACAgattcctgcagaactccacgagtcactgacctccagacagaatactttccacccaccacaactctctgctttctacaggcaagccaattctgaattcacgccaccaaggttccatgaatcccatgGCTCATGACTTCCTGAATGAGTTTCTCATGGGAGACctagtcaaatgccttactaaaatccatatacatcacatctaccaccctgccttcatcaatttcttttgcagcCTCCTCAAATAATtctattaggcttgtgaggcacgatCTTCCCCTtgaaaagccatgctgactatccctgaaaagactgtacttctccaaatactcataaatactgtccttaagaatcctctccaatagtttgcacacaacTGATataagactcactggcctataattcccaggattctccctattactttttttttgcctttctccaatcctctggcacctcccctgtagtTAAGGAGAAATGCAAAGACCATGGCCATCATCCCAGCCATCTCTTTCCTTCCCAAAGCAAGAAGGGGTATATCTTGTCCaaccccagggacttatcaatcctaatgtttgtAAGAAGATCCAGTACTTACCTAATCTCAACATGGTGCAGCACATGAGTGAATTGAGCTCACCTTCACCGATAAGCAAAGTAATCATtttggacctccccaacctcctctgcctccaggcacactgCCTCCTTTAAgcggccctaccttcactctcatcatctttctgttcttcatatagaatgccttagggttttccttaatcctacttgccaaggtctTCTTGTGCCTCCTTTGAGCTCTCCTTTCATAAGTTTCTTCCTGGCTACGATATAATTCTTATGTGCCTTTCCTATTTTTTAGCCTTTCTAAATTTAATGTATACTTCCTCCTTTCTCAACCAGCTGTTTCACCTGTTTTCTCAACCACAAAATAGTTCCccttcctatcatcttttccctgtttCAGTGGGGCAAACCTATCCAGAGCTCCATACAAatagtccctaaacatcctccacattacttctgtgcttactCCTGTGAACATCTGTTCTCAATTTCCTCACCCTAGTTCCAGTCTCATCCCATCatcattagcccttccccaattaaaaacgtttccattttgtctgctttttccTTGTTGATGTGGTCACTATCTCCAAAATGCTCACCCACTGAgggatctgtcacctgaccagtaCTAACTCCCAGTACtaaatccagtatggcctctcctctagttggcttgCGCACCTActgtatcaggaatccttcttggacacacctgaaaaattctgtcccatctatcaatcttgcagtaaggaggtacCTGTCAATACTTTGAAAATTGAAGTTtccctgttatttctgcaccattctaaaatctgtctatttatctgttcctcagtgtcctgGGGGCCACTTGGAGGCCTCTAGACTACTGCCACTGCAGTGATAGCTCACTCCCTATTTCTTACTTCCACCACACTGACTTAGTTGACACCCCCTCtacagcgtcctccctttctacaaccgtgatactatccctgaccaataatgctactctccccctctcttgccTCCCATTCTATTCATTTtaaaaccctggtacctgcaacagccaatcctgtcctgCCAGCCAAATCTCTGTATCAACATTATAAtttcatgtactgatccatgctctaacttcaaaccctccaactgactacatttatgcttcctcccctgTCTGTCTTTCACAAACCTACACacatcctttccaccttctgccctattctctggaCTCATATTCTGGTTTCCACCccactgccaaattagtttaaaccctccccagctACTCTAGCAAACCTGTCTgctaggatattggtccctctccacaACAAGTGCAGCCTATCCTTTCTGTGCAGGTCAGACCTTCCTAGAAGAGATACCAATAattcacaaatctgaacccctgctccCTGTATCAACTCTTCAGTCATGCATTCAATTACCACAGCTTCCTTTTCCTACCCTTGTTCAAACATAAGGCAGGGCTTGTGGCTCTCTGCCAGcatgagcatttcatccatgagggcagatggcATTCTGTCCCCTAAGCCATTCAGGTGCATGAGCCTGACTGCTCTCTGATGTCTGGAGACCCCATAGATGCTGATGGGCAGCGCCTTCAATGCagagtatttaccttcctccggtGGGTTCtgtatgaggttatccactctgGCTGTGGTTTCTTGGTCCAGGGATCCGATGACATGGTGGAGTTGGAGGTTATCTGctttatctggaactgtgcctctgtCCAAACCAAGTGCATGGGCGAAGTGTCCAGAAACGGGAATTTGAGGGCGATTGTACTGACTGCTGCAGGATCCATACTGTTGAATCCAGAGGCATCtggacctgttggggtcaccaatgtagtggcagCTAAATGGAGTTGGGAAGAATGAGACCAGTAATTGGTGGGCTCATTtgcactccagttgtttattgaaacttcccTTATTAAGGCCATGAGTAAGTCCCTGCCTTGCACCAGAAACCATGTCATGATGTTGCCCCATGTGCATGTGGACCCGACCCAGCCAGCAGAAAAGGTGACCCCGGTGGCACCATCTTGACACAGCTGCTCCGCTGTCACAGCTGTAACACGCAAAGCCAGTTCACCTGCCATCAGTGATGTTCACCTGCCGTCAGTGATGTGCAATGCCACATTGGCTACCTTTTGGATTGACCTAATAAAAATGGTTTGTTGCTAGTGGCAGGGGTGAGACAAGGTCCATTGCTTTACATGAGGTTAGAGATGATTGTGCCAGTGACACAGGAGCATTCATTGCCCATTTCTCTGAGTAGTGATGAGCTGCTGTCTTGTTCTGGTACGGGGTTTCTGGTAGTGTTGGTCATAGGGTGCTCTTGGGTATTCCATGATTTCAAATGGTGATATATTGCATGTCCAAATTACCATAGTATGCAACATGGAGGGGAACTTAGTGGGGACGGTGTTTACTTGCACCATGAAACATTCCCATTTCTGACATTTTGATGGAAAGGTCATTGATAAAGCATATGAAGATAGATGCCACCTTCAGGAACTCCATTACCTTGAGCTTGAATTATTAACACCACAAACACAActatcttttttttcccattggagCTTTTTCCACTTGGTGTTCATTGGCTTACATAAAAATAGGAGCAAGAATAGGCCGTCCGGTCTGtcaagtctgctccatcattcaatgagctCATGGctgctttcccccacccccccccccccccatatccctaaattcccctactttgtaaatatccttgtcttaaatatattcactgattaATAATTATATATTATATTGATGCCACACTTAACTAAATGCAGCCTTGATGGTAAGGGAGACACTATTACCTCAGTTCTGAGTGACTGGAGCTATAAGAGACAGGAGCACTGAGGCAGTTAGTACTGGGGCTGGAGGTGATGGGCAATAGGGCTAGAGGTGATAGGGAGCAGAGACTGTTAGTGACAGGGGCACAGTTACCAGCAGTAACAGGTAACCGGGGACTGGAAGTGATGGGGCACTGGGACTGGTAGTGATGGGGCACTGGAGCTGGAAGTGATAGGGCATTGGGGCTGGTAGTGACAGGGACAGTGGAATTGGAGGCTGGTCGTCACGGGGAATATTAGTGACAGAGGCACTGGGACCAGTTGGGACATGGACAGTGGGTCTGCTTCTGGCAGATTTGTGCCCTTGACACTGGTGGTGATGTGGCTCCCAAAGCTGCTGCCGCAGACCAGCGATGTGATCGGTGTGGTTGCAATTTCCACCCCCTCCTCAGGTAGAGCGAGAGCCGAGTGCGCACGCGTTGCCTTCTTGGACCACTCTCTCTCGACCGAGTCAGCAAACTATCGGTCCCTTTAGGCGCCACACAGACGGACACACCGGGAGCCTTACAGCATGGGCAACTTTTCCAACACTTCGACCTGTTGTGATGGAGCTTTAAGTGAGAACATCCCTTGGGCGGTGACCTATGCGCTGCTCGCCGTGGCTGGGAGCTCGGGAAACCTCCTGGTCATTTACCTGGTTTCCTCGGTCAGGAAGCTCCGCAGCACCAGCAACGCCTTCATCGTCAACGTGTGCGCCGCTGACCTGCTGGTCTGCGCCCTGTGGATGCCCCAGCAAGCGGTGGCGTTGGCTCAGCCGCCGCCGGCAGCCGCCCCCGCGGCCGCTTACCGCACCTTCGCGGCGGGGCTGTTCTTCCTCGGGCTGCTCGCCTCGCTCTTCTCGCACTCGCTCATCGCTCTCAACCGCTACGTTCTGATCACCAAGGTGCCGGCGGCTTACCGGGACATCTACCGCAGGAGGAACGCGGCCGCGATGATCGCCAGCTCCTGGCTGGCCGCCGCCTTGCTGCTGGTGCCCTGGCTGGCGGGACAAGATTTCGCCCGCCCGCCGCTCGGGGGTTGCCCTCGGCTCCCAACCTTCGCCTCCGCCCTCTCCCGCGGCTGCTTCATGCGACTCGGCCCTTACACCGCGACTGTCACCGCCGTCACCATTCTCGGCCAGACCGCCGTGCTGCTCTGCGCCTACTACAAAATCCTCCGCAGGGTGCAGGTCAGCGTGAAGAGAGTCAGCGTCCTGAACTTCCAGATCATCAAGAGCCTGTCCTACCCGTTGGCCAGGAAGGACAGGAACTCGCGCTTCTCCGTCTCCTTCGTCGTGTGCGCCTTCATTCTGAGCACCGAGCCTTTCCTGTGGGTCCTGCTCTTCGGACTCTTTGAGCCGGTGCCGGCTCTGCTCCATCACCTCGCCTGGCTGCTCTTCACCCTGCTCTTCGTGCTCAGCCCCTACCTGTACACCCGCAAGAACGAGGAGTTCAGGAAGTCCCTGCGAACTGTCCTCGGCCTTGAGTTTTCCAGGGCGTCGGTCGCAGTGGAACCGGGAAGAATACACGCGGTGTCCCAGTGACCCTTCGGCCCGAACAAGTTCACCGGACCACAAAAGACCCAGCTGCCTGGCTCTCCAGCGTGGAGTCTGTCCCTGTCCTGGCGAAgtgcccgtgtgtgtgtgttttcggGTGGAGGTTGGATTTGTCGCCTCGTATGTTATTGGCAATCAGTCTCGGAGAGGATGCGTGCACGAATGAACGTTTT comes from Narcine bancroftii isolate sNarBan1 chromosome 5, sNarBan1.hap1, whole genome shotgun sequence and encodes:
- the gpr88 gene encoding G protein-coupled receptor 88, producing MGNFSNTSTCCDGALSENIPWAVTYALLAVAGSSGNLLVIYLVSSVRKLRSTSNAFIVNVCAADLLVCALWMPQQAVALAQPPPAAAPAAAYRTFAAGLFFLGLLASLFSHSLIALNRYVLITKVPAAYRDIYRRRNAAAMIASSWLAAALLLVPWLAGQDFARPPLGGCPRLPTFASALSRGCFMRLGPYTATVTAVTILGQTAVLLCAYYKILRRVQVSVKRVSVLNFQIIKSLSYPLARKDRNSRFSVSFVVCAFILSTEPFLWVLLFGLFEPVPALLHHLAWLLFTLLFVLSPYLYTRKNEEFRKSLRTVLGLEFSRASVAVEPGRIHAVSQ